One genomic window of Paenisporosarcina antarctica includes the following:
- a CDS encoding isoprenyl transferase yields the protein MLHKLIRRKAERQNQSLAERISRSKKECIPSHIAIIMDGNGRWAKKRALPRVAGHHEGMKTVRKITRLANDLGVRALTVYAFSTENWKRPKLEVDFIMRLPEEFLGTYLPELIEQNVKVIMMGENDTLPLYTQNAIRKAMEATKENTGLVLNFALNYGSRAEITQAMQKIAQQVQEGTLTYSDVNEELISQHLMTCDLPEPDLLIRTSGEVRLSNFMLWQLAYTEFWFTDTLWPDFDESCLLDAIDSYQNRNRRYGGLKGEDTN from the coding sequence TGTATTCCATCTCACATTGCCATTATCATGGATGGCAACGGGAGATGGGCTAAAAAACGTGCTCTTCCTCGAGTTGCTGGTCATCATGAGGGAATGAAAACGGTTCGTAAAATTACACGACTTGCTAATGACTTAGGTGTACGTGCGCTAACGGTGTATGCATTTTCTACTGAGAATTGGAAACGGCCAAAGCTTGAAGTGGACTTCATTATGCGCTTACCTGAGGAGTTTTTAGGCACGTATCTTCCGGAGTTAATTGAGCAAAATGTCAAAGTAATCATGATGGGTGAAAATGATACCCTGCCTCTTTACACGCAAAATGCTATACGCAAAGCAATGGAAGCAACAAAAGAAAACACAGGATTAGTACTAAATTTTGCTTTAAACTATGGTAGCCGTGCAGAGATAACACAAGCCATGCAAAAAATTGCGCAACAAGTACAAGAAGGAACACTTACATATAGTGATGTAAATGAAGAATTAATCTCGCAACATTTAATGACTTGTGATTTACCAGAACCGGACTTACTCATTCGTACCAGTGGAGAAGTCCGACTTAGCAACTTTATGTTGTGGCAACTGGCGTATACAGAGTTTTGGTTTACTGATACTTTATGGCCAGATTTTGATGAAAGTTGCTTACTAGATGCAATAGATAGTTATCAAAACCGAAATCGTCGTTACGGAGGATTGAAGGGAGAAGATACAAATTGA